The bacterium genome segment AACGTTCGGATGGAGGCAATCGATATGCGATTGCAGACACTGGAAATTGCGGGTCAGGAAATCTTGACCAGCGATAAAGTCTCGATTCGAGTCAATGCTTTCGCTGAATACCGTGTTGCAGATGCTGTGATGGCAAAGCAAATGGTTAAGGATTACAACGAACATCTGTACCGAACCGTTCAGTTGGCGGTCCGGCAGACGCTCGGCAAACGGAGCCTGGAAGAGATTCTGGCGGAGAAGGTGGACATCGATGAATCGGTCGCCGAATCCGTGCGCCGGGAAATGGAAACTGTCGGTGTTCGCGTTGGCGCAATCGCGCTTAAGGATATTATCCTGCCGGGCGATATGCGCGAGATCCTGAACCAGGTTGTAACTGCGGAAAAGCAAGCTCAAGCGAATTTGATTCGCCGGCGTGAAGAGACCGCTGCAACGCGCTCTTTGCTCAATACGGCCAAATTGATGGAGAACAACCCTCTGTTGGTTCGCCTGAAGGAGCTGGAGACGCTGGAGAAGCTCGCGGAAAAAGTTGAGAACATCAACGTTCTCGGTGGCTTCGACACGCTTTTGCAACGAATGCTGACTATGAAATAACGGGGGCGGGCAGTAATGCCCGCCTTTCGTTTCCTTCTATGATAAACATTGAAGAGAGCAAAATGCTT includes the following:
- a CDS encoding slipin family protein, yielding MVLFRRILVGDQERVLLIQKGRFVRILEPGEYWVWTFGRKVQTERYNVRCVTFESDWSDYLAKEKRAEAERFFTIAETNDAQVAIAFLDGKVWSVIGPGKRALFWRGPVEVTARIVDVKQGAQVPADLLQALARIKTALVTFTIVEEGKAGLVFVEGRLVQTLEPGAYGFWNVAQNVRMEAIDMRLQTLEIAGQEILTSDKVSIRVNAFAEYRVADAVMAKQMVKDYNEHLYRTVQLAVRQTLGKRSLEEILAEKVDIDESVAESVRREMETVGVRVGAIALKDIILPGDMREILNQVVTAEKQAQANLIRRREETAATRSLLNTAKLMENNPLLVRLKELETLEKLAEKVENINVLGGFDTLLQRMLTMK